Proteins found in one Scomber scombrus chromosome 15, fScoSco1.1, whole genome shotgun sequence genomic segment:
- the LOC133995679 gene encoding ADP-ribosylation factor-like protein 3: MGTGLLSILRRLKQSPDQEVRLLLLGLDNSGKTTLLKQLAAEDISHITPTQGFNIKSVQSSGFKLNVWDIGGQRKIRPYWRNYFENTDVLIYVIDSSDRKRLEETGLELAELLDEEKLAAVPLLIFANKQDLMTATPASELAESLHLHTIRDRMWQVQACSALTAEGVQDGMTWVCRNISFRKK; encoded by the exons ATGGGTACA GGCCTGCTGTCCATTCTTCGAAGACTAAAGCAGTCTCCCGATCAGGAAGTGCGCTTACTGTTGCTAGGTTTGGATAATTCTGGCAAGACCACTCTGCTGAAACAGCTGGCGGCTGAAGATATCAGCCACATCACACCGACACAa GGCTTCAATATAAAGAGCGTTCAGTCATCTGGCTTTAAGTTGAATGTTTGGGATATCGGAGGTCAACGCAAGATCCGCCCCTACTGGAGGAACTACTTTGAGAACACAGATGTGCTC ATCTATGTGATTGacagctcagacaggaaacggTTGGAAGAGACTGGTCTG GAGCTGGCTGAGTTGCTGGACGAGGAGAAGCTTGCTGCCGTGCCACTGCTAATCTTTGCCAACAAGCAGGACCTGATGACAGCCACGCCAGCCTCAGAGCTGGCAGAGAGTCTCCACCTTCACACCATCCGAGACCGCATGTGGCAGGTCCAGGCCTGCTCAGCACTCACTGCTGAGGGAGTGCAG GATGGCATGACTTGGGTTTGCAGGAATATATCTTTTCGGAAGAAATAA
- the wbp1 gene encoding WW domain-binding protein 1 produces MPQKALGSIVGLLCTGTCLVQGKEFCFGVNNEQYRCEMGYCCGETECCTYYYELWWFWLVWTLIIMLSCCCAYRHRRVKMRLQQEQRQREISLMAYQGASSAFISPPPLNLRFWNDCKLPDYEEVVGHPPTPPPPYSENPPEATPALPPQVSQPDVASVLQPLPEAEPRAEASSPPSDQEAVSVPVQVQCLVEENAGAPLMAAAEEDEELITRRRHVTGDSGIEVCVCQLDVDEGSGLEEESDEEHRMCKVAGGDCCSGHQRQIFRQKEHTSELPSTSTGDHMV; encoded by the exons ATGCCGCAGAAAGCACTGGGATCCATTGTAGGTCTTCTTTGTACCGGGACCTGTCTGGTGCAG ggGAAGGAGTTCTGTTTCGGGGTAAACAATGAGCAGTACCGCTGTGAGATGGGTTACTGCTGCGGAGAGACGGAGTGCTGCACCTATTACTACGAGCTCTGGT gGTTCTGGTTAGTATGGACTCTGATCATCATGCTGAGTTGCTGCTGTGCTTATCGACACCGGAGGGTTAAAATGCGCCTGCAGCAGGAGCAACGTCAGCGTGAGATCAGTCTCATGGCCTACCAAGGAGCCTCCAGCGCCTTCATTTCCCCCCCACCACTTAATCTAA GGTTTTGGAACGACTGCAAGCTTCCTGACTATGAAGAGGTGGTTGGTCACCCCCCGACACCACCTCCCCCTTACTCAGAAAACCCTCCTGAGGCGACTCCAGCACTCCCTCCACAAGTGAGCCAGCCTGACGTCGCCTCGGTGCTACAACCCCTGCCTGAGGCGGAGCCGAGGGCGGAGGCCTCAAGTCCACCATCAGACCAGGAAGCAGTGTCCGTGCCGGTCCAAGTGCAGTGTCTGGTGGAGGAGAACGCAGGGGCTCCGTTGATGGCGGCGGCCGAGGAGGACGAGGAGCTCATCACACGGCGCCGGCATGTGACCGGCGACTCAGGGATTGAAGTTTGTGTTTGCCAGCTGGATGTGGACGAAGGCTCGGGGCTCGAGGAGGAAAGCGACGAAGAACACCGGATGTGCAAGGTTGCCGGAGGGGACTGCTGCTCCGGACACCAGCGGCAGATCTTCAGACAGAAGGAGCACACCTCTGAGCTGCCCAGCACCAGCACTGGAGACCACATGGTGTGA